The Dunckerocampus dactyliophorus isolate RoL2022-P2 chromosome 1, RoL_Ddac_1.1, whole genome shotgun sequence genome has a segment encoding these proteins:
- the LOC129186630 gene encoding EMILIN-3-like, with product MAASLFVAMMLYLSMGEAKPYRPVHYSDYTTGMIQHHEQGKPTSIHKNHCAYVIEKTVSFTVQDGAAPYVKAEYNKCSWHKKCPTLLYRLIYKPIYKVAHKTVTELEWRCCPGYSGYGCIEGPPSYQHPMKSMPPFKGPPFKSPQFIGPPYQGPMFKGPMLKGPPMNPPVKTKPWNQPKEPPTSRFNSYPMHHVGPPRSSSYPDNSFEPYPDAHEPVPHHKEEHRTEHEQEHELRQGPEEHIPEETLPPTDGQQAEGHALDSETEERIYRMEEDVQRLNQGLENLRGTVNGLEESLRASLREDANRMLSALLSAAPSPLSAPPVASSPSTVGFVEIPGGDPEAHGLDGRHVFPGLSKLNGRIEELSTELQAKTAELQELKATVMTHDGALKKMSIREGVVSDSEHLGGQDQKSTEQMLDAKLSAARTDILDGLEKHVESAESRCVEKAEDVRRQCQKEQGQRQEQMEDTLAESTTDLRAELRRLRAEVQHLNTLESCCATMRGLGERVEFVETSVVGLNQSQKHLRVELGGHKDHIEGMLEGRLKYVETKLNLTGQLKSTQPEKRRSVSDKAETGQGLEARMDDKLRELEGRLLTALEELGNATAPALLEGHAVPTLETELVSLRGRLEMDVDRVQKHLSNLEILCSTSCSSPNNPTIIQGDSVVGTAEDQNAVGLLEKHDERLNSLNITLQNIMRHITDKEDQHKEGELTILRLNVHSVNCTLKGLQDSLGTVVNQVGQVNSSWHERESRLARQMKGVVQLVGHQASMLGAGERKLTRLKGEIQEMKRRLAEEVRGCRSTAMGVQKEVTEVGGRVANVEDQCKGLNYLAEDLERIREELERQSNGFLLQFNGTLSSHSQQLSELRDEIRNCTTKVESAQQSLGFEAESQRGDTFTSK from the exons ATGGCAGCAAGTCTTTTTGTAGCAATGATGCTCTACTTGTCAATGGGAGAGGCGAAGCCATACAGACCAGTCCATTACAGCGACTACACAACTGGAATGATTCAGCACCACGAGCAGGGGAAACCTACCAGCATACACAA GAATCACTGCGCTTATGTGATTGAAAAGACAGTGTCCTTCACTGTTCAGGACGGTGCGGCCCCATATGTTAAAGCTGAGTACAACAAGTGTTCCTGGCATAAAAAATGTCCAACTCTTCT GTATCGCCTAATCTACAAACCTATCTATAAAGTGGCGCATAAAACTGTCACAGAACTTGAGTGGCGCTGTTGTCCTGGGTATTCTGGCTACGGCTGCATTGAGGGTCCCCCATCTTACCAACatccaatgaaaagcatgccACCATTTAAAGGTCCACCATTCAAAAGCCCACAGTTCATAGGACCACCATACCAAGGTCCCATGTTCAAGGGTCCCATGTTAAAGGGCCCACCCATGAACCCTCCTGTCAAAACCAAGCCATGGAATCAACCCAAAGAACCTCCTACCAGTCGTTTTAACTCGTACCCAATGCATCAtgttggaccgccaaggtcatCCAGCTATCCAGACAACTCTTTTGAGCCTTATCCAGATGCACATGAACCTGTACCACACCACAAGGAAGAACACCGCACAGAGCATGAACAAGAACATGAGCTGAGACAGGGACCAGAGGAGCATATTCCAGAAGAAACCCTTCCTCCTACTGATGGCCAACAAGCTGAAG GCCATGCTCTAGACAGTGAGACAGAGGAACGCATATATCGAATGGAGGAGGATGTGCAACGTCTAAACCAGGGTTTGGAGAACCTGAGAGGAACCGTGAATGGCCTGGAAGAGAGCCTTAGAGCCTCACTGAGAGAGGATGCCAACAGGATGTTGTCAGCTCTGCTCTCTGCTGCCCCTAGCCCTCTCTCTGCCCCCCCTGTAGCCTCGAGCCCCTCCACGGTAGGCTTTGTTGAGATTCCTGGGGGGGATCCTGAGGCACACGGCCTCGATGGCAGACATGTGTTTCCCGGACTTTCCAAACTAAATGGAAGAATAGAAGAGCTCAGTACGGAGCTACAAGCAAAGACAGCTGAGCTTCAGGAGCTGAAAGCCACAGTAATGACACATGATGGGGCTTTGAAGAAAATGTCAATTAGAGAGGGGGTTGTATCGGACTCTGAACATCTTGGGGGGCAAGACCAAAAATCTACAGAGCAGATGTTGGATGCCAAATTGAGTGCCGCTAGGACAGACATTTTGGATGGGCTTGAAAAGCATGTGGAGAGTGCAGAGAGTCGATGTGTGGAGAAAGCAGAAGATGTACGTCGACAGTGTCAGAAGGAGCAAGGTCAGAGGCAGGAACAAATGGAAGATACTCTGGCAGAAAGTACAACTGACTTGAGGGCAGAGCTCAGAAGGCTCCGGGCAGAGGTGCAACATTTAAACACGCTAGAAAGCTGTTGTGCTACAATGAGAGGACTCGGTGAAAGGGTGGAGTTTGTGGAAACATCTGTGGTCGGCCTCAATCAGTCCCAGAAGCACCTAAGAGTGGAGTTGGGAGGGCATAAAGACCACATAGAGGGAATGCTGGAAGGGCGTCTAAAATATGTAGAGACTAAGCTCAACCTGACTGGGCAACTTAAAAGCACACAGCCCGAAAAGAGGAGAAGTGTCTCAGATAAAGCTGAAACAGGACAAGGCCTTGAGGCCAGAATGGACGACAAGTTAAGAGAACTGGAGGGACGTCTACTGACGGCTTTGGAGGAACTGGGTAATGCCACTGCCCCTGCACTCCTAGAGGGACATGCTGTTCCAACCCTGGAGACAGAGTTGGTGTCCCTTCGGGGAAGACTAGAGATGGATGTGGACAGAGTGCAAAAGCATCTGAGCAACCTTGAGATTCTCTGCTCGACCTCATGTTCCTCACCTAACAACCCCACAATCATCCAAGGGGACTCTGTTGTTGGCACAGCAGAGGATCAGAATGCAGTGGGCTTACTAGAAAAGCATGATGAACGTTTGAACAGCCTCAACATCACACTGCAAAACATCATGAGGCATATAACTGACAAAGAGGACCAACACAAAGAAGGTGAGCTCACAATTCTCAGGTTAAATGTTCACTCAGTTAATTGCACGCTAAAAGGCCTTCAGGACTCGCTGGGGACAGTCGTCAACCAGGTGGGTCAAGTAAACAGCTCCTGGCATGAGAGAGAGTCACGTCTGGCCCGACAGATGAAGGGTGTGGTCCAACTGGTTGGACATCAAGCTTCCATGCTTGGGGCTGGGGAGCGCAAACTGACACGACTTAAGGGTGAGATACAGGAGATGAAGAGGCGGCTCGCCGAGGAGGTCAGAGGCTGTCGGAGCACAGCTATGGGGGTACAAAAAGAAGTAACAGAGGTTGGTGGGCGTGTTGCTAATGTTGAGGACCAGTGTAAAGGCCTTAATTATTTAGCAGAAGATCTGGAGAGAATCAGAGAAGAGTTGGAGAGACAATCAAATGGGTTTCTCCTGCAATTTAATGGAACTCTATCCAGCCATTCCCAGCAGTTGTCTGAGCTGAGAGATGAAATCCGAAACTGCACCACAAAGGTAGAGTCAGCACAACAGAGTTTAGGGTTTGAGGCCGAGTCACAACGAGGGGACACTTTCACTTCAAAGTAG